Within the Bremerella sp. JC817 genome, the region CGTTTGGAAGCTCGACCCGGATACGTAACCTGACACGCCAGATGTGCGCGAAGCTCTCCATCGCGAATGCCTGGGAGGTGGAGGTCGCCGCCATGCTCTCGAAGATTGGCTGCGTCTCTGTCCCCCAGGCAACGCTGGAGAGGTGGTATGCCGCGGAGAAACTAACCGACGATGAACAGAAAATGATCGACGCGCATCCGGAAGTGGGGGCCGGCTTGGTTCGCAAGATCCCGCGTCTACAAGGCGTGGCGAAGTTAATCGAGATGCAGAACGTGCGAATCGACCAGCCGAAGAAAGGGGAGGGGGGAGCCGTCGAAGAAGTGCCGATCGGTGCGAAGGTCTTGAAGGTGCTCGTCGATTACGACGCGCTGTTGTCGGCATCGTCGGTGGCCGATGCGATGGGCGTGATCTTGAATGATCGGAAAGCCTGGTACGAACCGACGATCACCAAGGCACTCAAAGAGATCGTGGGTGAAGGCTACGTGACTCGATCGTTGAAGATTCCGGAACTGAAGTTCGGAATGGTGTTCGAACAAGATGTGCAAACGGTCGACGGCAGTATTCTGGTGACCAAAGGACAGTGGGTGAACGAGTCGATCATTCGCCGTCTGCAAAACTTCGAGCGATCGCAGGGCGTTCGGCAGCCGATTTCGGTTCGGGAGTACACGGATGACATTCCGGCCGAAGCTGCTGCCGAACCTGCGGTGGTGGGATAGCAGATGTTACTCGTCGATATCGAGTGGCAAAGCTAATTGGCCGGCGGAAGAAGTGGCTTGTTCCAACTGCAGAAGTCGCTTCTTCCGCCATAGGCCACCGGCGTAGCCACAGAGGTGACCGTCGCTACGAACCACGCGATGGCACGGGACGACAATCGCCAGACGATTATCTCCGTTGGTGCGACCGACCGCACGGGAGGCGGTCGGTTTGCCAACCTTGACGGCAAGCTGCCGATAGCTGCGTGTCTCGCCGAAAGGGATCTCGCACAACTGTTGCCAGACGGCCGATTGAAACGGCGTGCCATCCATCCGCAGCGGCAAGTCGAACGTCTTTCGCTTGCCTTGAAAGTATTCTTCCAACTGCCGGGCCGTCTCGGCCAGCACCGGATGTGAGCCTGGCAAGATCGGCTGGGAAAAGAGCTTGCTGATCCGCTCGAACTGCTTGGGAAGCATCTTGCGATCGACGAATTCCAACAAACACAGCCCGGCGTCGTTACCGGCAGCCAGCATCGGACCGAGCGGCGTCAGAATGCGCTCGACCAGGATGGGATCTTTGTGCTTGGCATCAGTCGGCGTGTGGCCGGTCCACTTCCGAAGGCTTTCGCGAAATCCACTGAGCGACTGAAAGCCATGATCGAGGGCAACCGACAATATATCGTCTCCTGACTGCAGCCCATCGACCGCCAGGCCAAGGCGCCGAGTTCGCAGGTACGCGTGAAACGTCATGCGGTAATGTTCCTGAAACCAACGCCGAACGCGAATCGGCGAGAGCCCAAGCGTTTGCAAGTCGGCATTCGTCCAGCGGCGACTTGGCTCCGATTCCATTTGCTCGAATAGCGGTGCCAGCCACACGGGAACGCTGCCAGCAAGCTCTAAGGGACGGCAGCGTTTGCAAGGTCGATAGCCAGCAGCCAGGGCTTCGTCGGTCGAAGCGAAGAACTCGACGTTCTCGCGGTTGGGTGTCTTCGCTTTGCAGCCAGGCCGGCAGAAGATGCCGGTCGTTTTCACAGCGACAATAAAGATCCCTTCCATCTCGACGTCGCGGTCGACGATGGCCTGGTACATCTGTTCGGGGCTGGGCAATGTGGCGGTGGCGTTCATGGCTGTACTATACGAACGCCACCTTCAAGCCGGCGACCGAAAAGAGAACAAACAATTCGGAATCTTAATTCAGGATGGTCCTGGTTTGAGCGACCAGTTCCGAAATCTTCTCGGGCGAGAGTTGAGGCGAGACGGCTTCGTTCACCTTCAGGCCATCGTTGTTCCACATCATGACCTGGACTTGGGTCGAAGGGGCAAGGCCATAGCCGGCCGGGCCTTCCGCACCATCAAAAATGGTGAGCGGCGTGTTCTCGATATGCTGCGAAATTTGCACGCGGTGGAGGTCTTCTTTCACGGCGTCTGATGGATCGCCGATCACGACCATGAACGCGGACAGCTTCTTGTCGGCGTTCTCGCTCACTTTCTGGTCGATCTGCTGGACCAGGCTCGTGACGGAATCGTTCACTTCGCGGGTGAAGATCACGACGGTCGGCTTGCCAGCATATTTGCAGCGATAGCAAAGGTGTTCGCCAGCGGCTGGTCCCGTGACATCTTCCACCTGAAAGGCACCGGGCTGTTCGCCAAGTTGCAGCGAAACGACGCGCGAAGTGCGTGCATCGGACGCGATCCGATTTCCAGGGGTGCTATCCAGATCGGGCGTTTCGATTCTGGTGCAGCCAACCAAAGCGATCGTGCAGAACGACAGGGCGAACATGGAGAGAAGAGTTCGCATGGGACACCTCCGAGTGGAAAACCGAGCATCAGCAAGATTAGGATCGATCCGTCCGGGAATCGATCGGAAGGTGCCTGGCAGACGGATGCTGCTCTGGGCCAACTTCCATCTTTATTATATCTTTCCCACCACGCATGCCACGACTTAGACACCCGTGGCAGAACTTTTCCGGGCTGATCGGCATAATCGGCAAATTTTTGAGCCCGTCCTGACGACACCTAAATTGATGACGCCTATCTTTTGGGGACGATCGTCCCTGTTTAGCTAGCACGAGACGAGCAGACGGTTATGGGTGAAGACGCTCTTCAGGTATCCCAGCAATTTGAAGTTTGGGCCAACTTGGTTTTGGCTTGGGTCGGGTTCGGTACGCTGACGGGGCTGTTTGCGAAAGCGATCATGCCTGGGCGCGACCCAGGCGGTCCGATTGCCACGCTGGCGATGGGAATTGGCGGCTCAGTGATTGGCTGCGGGATGGTGACGCTGCTGTTCGAGGGCTACCAGGTTTCGCCGATCAGCCCAATCGGGTTTGTTGTGGCGACCGGTGGTGCGTTCTTCATTCTGTTCTTCTATCGCCTGCTATCGGGCCAGGTGGTCGATGAGGCTCAACCGATGGCCCCGAAACGCATGCGGTTGTACAACACGCGCCGTCGCGCTTCGACGCGTAGTGCTCATCACGAAGACTATTAGTCGTCCGAGCGATCTTTGTGAGCCGCGCATAAAAAAAGCCGATCCAGATTTTGGATCGGCTTTCGAGAGAGAGTGAGTGTCACTTCGTGCGCTGTGCCACGTCGGCTATCTCGAATCGAGGCGTTCGCCTTAGAGGGCGGACGACCCGGTTTCTGCCGTACGGATACGGATGGCATCGGTCAGCTCGGAGATGAAGATCTTTCCATCGCCGATCTGGCCTGACTGAGCTTTCTGGATGATGGTGTCGACGATTTCCTGGCACTGCTCGTCGGTGCAGACGATTTCGATTTTGATTTTAGGAACGAAATCGATCGAGTATTCCGCACCACGATAGGTCTCCGTCTGTCCCTTCTGACGTCCAAATCCCTGGACTTCCGTAGCGGTCATACCACCGAACCCCTTCGTGACCAGGGCTTCTTTAATTTCGTCCAACTTGTGGTGGCGAACGACGGCTTCAATCTTCTTCATTAATGCATACTCCAACAAACTGACGTGACGTTGTATGGACAGGTCCGAAACTTGATGCTCTTACGAATCTTACGAAGTGGAGCCATGCACCAAAACAAGGCGGAGAGCGAGTGCATGATGTGTCTACGGCCTAGTTGTCCGATGCCCCCGTTCGTTTGCAACCGTTATGCCAATTAACCGATTCGGGAGCAATCGCTTCTTGTAACCATGTGAATAATCAGCGGTTACGTCAACTAACATTTTCGGAAAATGGGTTTCGCCTCATGCCTTCTGCGTGACAATTTGGCATTGAGAGGGGCACCTGCCTAAGATGGTGACAGGAAAAAGTTCGCGAGAATATCCTTTAGCGCAAAAAAATAGCCGAGGTTAAGGAGGCAAAACCTCCTCAACCTCGACTACCGTTCGCGGCAGCCCCACTGCACGCGAACAACACCCCATCATGCTTCCACACTGTTCGGGTCAGGTCGTTTTGTTGTCGACCTTCTTTTGCTTGTTCGGTTGAGGAAAGCGAGGCGATCAAACTTGGCCCCACCTCTTACGACACTCCTTATCTCAGAAGTGCGGGGCAAGTCGAAGTATCGCAGTCGCAAGCTTCGGTTCTGGGCGTCACGGTCCTTCGTGATGGGCCTCGAATCTACTCGCGATTCGCTTTCGCCACACATTAGATGCAAGGTGTGTGCCAATTCAGACACGGACCCAAAAAACGTGTCGAAATTGGCCTGTTTCCCGGTATTCTTGCAGGAAACGCTGCGTACTTTTTTCAGACTGCCCCTAATCGGCCAGCTGATAACTGCCTAAAATGCACGCAGGTGCTGCCTCCTAAGGCAACGTGCCTCGCCGAACTTGCGGGAGACCGTGATTATGACGGCATTTTGCAGGCAGCTTTGCCTGCGGCTTCGTCGTTTTCTCGGCCGTTTATCTTGCCGTTCGAGACCGATTGCCCGTTGGCTGCATCGCAGTAGCGGGCACGATC harbors:
- a CDS encoding HD domain-containing phosphohydrolase, yielding MSKRILLVDDEPNILNGYRRHLRKLFDVEVAENGTQAIERLEQDEAYAVVVSDMQMPDVSGVQVLAHAAKLHPDTVRIMLTGNADQKTAVVAVNEGRIFRFLNKPCEPEVLAKALDAGLRHYQLVRAEHNLLSKTLGGSVSLMTEVLSLVNPTAFGSSTRIRNLTRQMCAKLSIANAWEVEVAAMLSKIGCVSVPQATLERWYAAEKLTDDEQKMIDAHPEVGAGLVRKIPRLQGVAKLIEMQNVRIDQPKKGEGGAVEEVPIGAKVLKVLVDYDALLSASSVADAMGVILNDRKAWYEPTITKALKEIVGEGYVTRSLKIPELKFGMVFEQDVQTVDGSILVTKGQWVNESIIRRLQNFERSQGVRQPISVREYTDDIPAEAAAEPAVVG
- a CDS encoding GlsB/YeaQ/YmgE family stress response membrane protein gives rise to the protein MGEDALQVSQQFEVWANLVLAWVGFGTLTGLFAKAIMPGRDPGGPIATLAMGIGGSVIGCGMVTLLFEGYQVSPISPIGFVVATGGAFFILFFYRLLSGQVVDEAQPMAPKRMRLYNTRRRASTRSAHHEDY
- a CDS encoding methylated-DNA--[protein]-cysteine S-methyltransferase — translated: MNATATLPSPEQMYQAIVDRDVEMEGIFIVAVKTTGIFCRPGCKAKTPNRENVEFFASTDEALAAGYRPCKRCRPLELAGSVPVWLAPLFEQMESEPSRRWTNADLQTLGLSPIRVRRWFQEHYRMTFHAYLRTRRLGLAVDGLQSGDDILSVALDHGFQSLSGFRESLRKWTGHTPTDAKHKDPILVERILTPLGPMLAAGNDAGLCLLEFVDRKMLPKQFERISKLFSQPILPGSHPVLAETARQLEEYFQGKRKTFDLPLRMDGTPFQSAVWQQLCEIPFGETRSYRQLAVKVGKPTASRAVGRTNGDNRLAIVVPCHRVVRSDGHLCGYAGGLWRKKRLLQLEQATSSAGQLALPLDIDE
- a CDS encoding P-II family nitrogen regulator — encoded protein: MKKIEAVVRHHKLDEIKEALVTKGFGGMTATEVQGFGRQKGQTETYRGAEYSIDFVPKIKIEIVCTDEQCQEIVDTIIQKAQSGQIGDGKIFISELTDAIRIRTAETGSSAL